A region of the Paraburkholderia flava genome:
GTCCGTATAACCCGCGCCTTTGATGAACGCCTTGCGCAGAAACAGCGAAAAGCCGTTATCGCCGTAGTTCGTCAGACCTTTGCGCAGACCAGTCGATTCGACGTTAGCATCGGCATCGGCCGGCGGAAGAGCAGGAGGCAGCGTGTCGGTCATGGGCGATCCAGGGCAAAGGGAAGTGTCTGCATTATCGCGGCCGCGCGCGAGGCGATGCGTCGCGTAACGCTTGCTTCAGACCTCAGTAAAACTATGCTCTCGCACGAACACGCGTGAGCGACGCATCAAAACTGCAAAGCCTGCGCAGTCGAAAGAAACGCCTGCACGAGCCGAATACGTGCAGACGACCGCCCCCACAACATCCCCACCACGCGTTTCGGAAACGGATGCGGCAGCGGCCAGCGCGCGAGCGACAGTCCCGCGTAACGGTTCATCATCCAGTCGGGTACGAGCGACACGCCGATGCCGCGATCGACCAGCACGGCGATTGCATCGAGTCCGTCGAGTTCGCAGCGTTGATGCGGCTGGATGCCGTGCTGCCGCAGGTACGCATCGGCGAGCTGGCCGCCCACGACGTTGCGGTCGTAGCGCAGGAACGGTTCGTTTGCGAGCACCGCGTGCGGATCGGTGACCTTCATCGATGCAGGCGTGAGCAGCACCAGCGGTTCTTCGCGGAACGTGTGCCAGTCGCAGCTTTTAGGGAGTTCGAACAGCGGCTGCACGATCGTCGCCGCATCCAGATCGCCGCTGACGACCTTGCGGTACAGATCCATCGATGTGCCCGGTTCGAGATAGATGTCGATGCCCGGATGACGCGCGAGCAATCGCGACAGCACGTCGGGAATCAGGCTCGTCATCATCGTCGGGGTGCCGCCGAGGCGCAGTTGTCCGGCGAGTTCCGGCGCGTCGTCGAGGTCGGACTTCAGATCGCGGATGTCGTGCAGCACGGCCCGCGCGCGATCGAGAATGCGCTCGCCGGCCTCGGTCGTGCCGACGGTGCGGCCCGAGCGTCGCACCAGCTTCGCGCCCAGTTCCTCTTCGAGCATTTTGACGCGCTGCGCGACCGCGGCGGGCGTCAGATCGAGCCGGCGCGCGGCCTCCGCAATCGATCCCAGCTCGACGACATACACGAAGCTCTGCAGGTAGCGCGAGTCCATCGATAAAAGTTTTATCTTTTAAAGAAGCCAAAGGATACTGTTTTTGACGAAGGGCGGCTATCACACTTCATGCCGATGGTTGCGCATCGCGCGGCCCATGCTGATATCAACCGGAGGAGTGTTGTCATGCCCAGAATCGAATCGGTCTCGGTGTGCGCGGCGAGCGTGCCGCTCGATCGCGTCACGTCGTTCGCTACCCGCACCGTGTCGACGCGTCACTATGGTCTCGTCAAGGTCCGCTCGACCGACGGCGTCGAAGGGATCGGCTTCTGCTACGTAGGTAGCGCGGCCGGCGAACTGTTCACCGTCGCGGTCGAACAGCTGCTCGCGCCGGTGCTGATCGGCGAGGATTCGTATGCAGTCGAAGGGCTGTGGCAGAAGATGTATCAGGAGTCGCTGCTGCAGGGCCGCGCGGGTACCGTGATGCGCGCGCTGAGCGCGCTCGATACCGCGCTATGGGACCTGAACGCGCGCACGCAGCAGTTGCCGCTGCACAAGCTGCTCGGTGCGGTGCACCTCGAATCGGTGCCCGCGTATGCGAGCGGCGGTTACTACCTCGAAGGCAAGACGCCGCAGATGCTCGGCGACGAAATGGCGAGCTACGTCGAGATGGGTTTCAAGGCGGTGAAGATGAAAGCGGGGCGTCTGTCGCCGCGCGAGGAAGAAGCGCGCGTGCGCGCGGCGCGCGAAGCGGTCGGCCCCGAAGTTGAACTGATGCTCGACATCAACAACGGCTGGACCGATGCGACCGAGGCACTGCAATACGTGCGACGCATCGAGCAATACGATCCGTACTTCATCGAGGAGCCGTTTTCACCGGACGATATCGACAATCACGCGCGTCTCGTGAAGCTCACGCGCGTGCCGATCGTCACCGGTGAAATCGGTTATGGGCGCTGGTATCACAAGGAACTGCTCGACAAGGCCGGCGCGGCGATCCTGCAGACCGATGCTGCGGTGTGCGGCGGTATTTCCGAATGGCGGCGTATCGCGGCGACTGCTGCGAGCTACGGCGTGACGATGTGTCCGCACTGGTTCCACGACGTGCATGCGCCGCTCGTCGCTGCAACACCGAATGCGCGCTACGTCGAGTTCTTCTGGGACGATCAGGTGCTGAACTTCCGTCGGTTGATCGATCGGCAGCTTGTTCAGCGTAACGGGCGCATCGTATTGCACGATGCGCCGGGTCTTGGGTTTGGGTTCGATGAGAATGCGGTGGCGCGTTACGGCCAATGGAGGACGGTGCGCTGATGTGTCGCGGGCGCGCAGGGCACGTTCAAAGACGTGCGGCCTGCGCGTGCACGAGCATGCAGCGTGTTGTGTCGAAGCTTAGCGCCGCAAACTATCCGCGATACTCCGATCCATCACATCGAGCGCCTGATCGATTTCGGCGTCGCTGATCGTCAGCGGCGGCGCGAGCCGGAACACGTCGCTCATCCCCTTCAGCTGCACGATGTTCATATGCAACCCGAGTTCGAGGCAGCGCGTGGTGATCGCGGCCGACAGTTCCGGCGCGGGCGCCTTGCTGTCCTTGTCGGCGACGATCTCGATGCCGAGCAGCAGCCCTTCGCCGCGCACGTCGCCGATGCAGCGATGACGCTGCTGCATGTCGAGTAGCCCGTGCCGCAGCCGCGCACCCGCCACTTTCGCACGCTCGACCAGACCGTCGCGCTGCACGATCTCGATCACCTTCACGCCGACCGCCGCAGGCAGCGGGTCCGACACGTGCGTCGTGTAGAACAGGAAGCCGTTGTCGTGCGCGCGTTCCTCGATAGCGCTGGTGGTCAGCACGGCCGATAGCGGAATGCCCGCACCGAGCGTCTTCGACAGCGTGAGAATGTCCGGTGTCACGCCGTCGTGTTCGCACGCGAACATCAGGCCCGTGCGACCAATACCGGTCTGCGCTTCGTCGACGATCAGCAGCATCCCGCGCTCCACGCATTTGCGCTGCAGCGCGCGCAGATAGCCTTCGGGTAGCGGAATCAACCCGCCCGAACTCAAGATAGGCTCGGCGATAAACGCGGCAAGACTCCCCGATGACTGGCGATCGAGCAGATCGAATGCATAGTCGAGTTCGGCGTTCCAGTCGTAGCGTCCGTTGCGCTCGAACGCCGGACGATACGGGTAGGGCGCTGGAATCGCGAACGAACCGACTGCCGCCGGCCCGTAGCCCGCGCG
Encoded here:
- a CDS encoding LysR family transcriptional regulator, which encodes MDSRYLQSFVYVVELGSIAEAARRLDLTPAAVAQRVKMLEEELGAKLVRRSGRTVGTTEAGERILDRARAVLHDIRDLKSDLDDAPELAGQLRLGGTPTMMTSLIPDVLSRLLARHPGIDIYLEPGTSMDLYRKVVSGDLDAATIVQPLFELPKSCDWHTFREEPLVLLTPASMKVTDPHAVLANEPFLRYDRNVVGGQLADAYLRQHGIQPHQRCELDGLDAIAVLVDRGIGVSLVPDWMMNRYAGLSLARWPLPHPFPKRVVGMLWGRSSARIRLVQAFLSTAQALQF
- a CDS encoding mandelate racemase/muconate lactonizing enzyme family protein yields the protein MPRIESVSVCAASVPLDRVTSFATRTVSTRHYGLVKVRSTDGVEGIGFCYVGSAAGELFTVAVEQLLAPVLIGEDSYAVEGLWQKMYQESLLQGRAGTVMRALSALDTALWDLNARTQQLPLHKLLGAVHLESVPAYASGGYYLEGKTPQMLGDEMASYVEMGFKAVKMKAGRLSPREEEARVRAAREAVGPEVELMLDINNGWTDATEALQYVRRIEQYDPYFIEEPFSPDDIDNHARLVKLTRVPIVTGEIGYGRWYHKELLDKAGAAILQTDAAVCGGISEWRRIAATAASYGVTMCPHWFHDVHAPLVAATPNARYVEFFWDDQVLNFRRLIDRQLVQRNGRIVLHDAPGLGFGFDENAVARYGQWRTVR
- a CDS encoding aspartate aminotransferase family protein; the protein is MTVLTDTAFWSAAQRHLIRYGGSFSPVIIERASGSYMIDSTGRQILDFTSGQMSAVLGHSHPEVAEVIAHSARELTHLFSGMLSRPVVDLATRLADIAPAGLDRSLLLSTGAEANEAAIRMAKLVTGKYEVVSFARSWHGMTGAAASSTYCAARAGYGPAAVGSFAIPAPYPYRPAFERNGRYDWNAELDYAFDLLDRQSSGSLAAFIAEPILSSGGLIPLPEGYLRALQRKCVERGMLLIVDEAQTGIGRTGLMFACEHDGVTPDILTLSKTLGAGIPLSAVLTTSAIEERAHDNGFLFYTTHVSDPLPAAVGVKVIEIVQRDGLVERAKVAGARLRHGLLDMQQRHRCIGDVRGEGLLLGIEIVADKDSKAPAPELSAAITTRCLELGLHMNIVQLKGMSDVFRLAPPLTISDAEIDQALDVMDRSIADSLRR